The sequence CCTTCGGACTTCACACAGGTTCCAtcgtcttcatcttcatcatcatcactgatGTGATCTACATCAGCTGAGGCAAAACAACTGGACTGTggacagaaagaaaaacacataAATCAATAAACCATGTAGCTTGTTGAAGAATCAAAGCAAACTTGTCACACACACCTTCTCTGCAGGAAtgaaacgagactgtcctccaccaaaacaccACCCGGcaggtggtttgtacaagcagctcatTACGACCCATAggtacgttttaagctacttccacatggtcctccgtaattataacacatgacttcccctgtaacaataagcacctCCTCCCATAAGCTCTTGTGAGGAGGagtattaataaaagcaaagtgtaatgtcacacagcggttataatgtccacgctagctgactctcTAACTtgcggctaacgttaagttagctcttatgatgtcattcataggtaaacatactgccaatagcaatcttacttactatactagacggtgaaacaacataaaaacacactgactacatattctgttgttctcacattgttttaaaaacccacaatgcacagaggggaaaagtatctgtggcttatctcctgccgccgctaggggcgctaatttaggaaacgctcctatgggtcgtattagaggacaaaccacCTATGTGGTtggatgggttggaggacttgttgaatGAAACACATATACACCTGGTCCCTGTCCCCGTCACACTGAGCTGGGCCACTCTGACCAGCTCTCTGTTGCTCTGAGGATGGACCACTTCCTGTCTGGTCTGGTTCAGCTCTCTGTTGCTCTGAGGATGGACCACTTCCTGTCTGGTCTGGTTCAGGTCTCTGTTGCTCTGAGGATGGACCACTTCCTGTCTGGTCTGGTTCAGCTCTCTGTTGCTCTGAGGATGGACCACTTCCTGTCTGGTCTGGTTCAGGTCTCTGTTGCTCTGAGGATGGACCACTTCCTGTCTGGTCTGGTTCAGCTCTCTGTTGCTCTGAGGATGGACCACTTCCTGTCTGGTCTGGTTCAGGACCACAGTTCATCATGACAGACCTCACACTGGTCTTCTTTAGATAGCCTTCACCTGATGTCTGAGGTCacacggtcacacacacacacacacacatacacgctgtCAGGGGTGTCTATCGAGACAGTTTGATGTTTCGGTGGGGAAAGGCTGAATGGAAACACCACATTTTGGAAACAGAATTCCTTGAGGTGGGACTTGTTTGGAAACATGGAAACGTGCCTTGAATCAGCGCTGTCATGCTCACCTGTTCCCAGCTCCAGCCATCTCCAAGGCTGCTGGAGTGTTGCAGGAAGAGCTGACACCACACCCTGAAGCTCTCCTCATCCAGGAAGAAGTTGCTCATctctggaagaggaggaggatgaaacacGTTATCAACCCATTTTACATTACTcatactctgactgctgttgttagtGGACATGGTAGTATCATCAGTTTAAAAACATTGATAATTGACAGGGACTGTCTACTGGGCTGCAAACTAGTGTGGTGgtcccggagggggggggggtcctgcaaaGGGATGAGTTTGCAAACAAGTGATGAAGTACTAGAGTTGATCTGCTACCAACACAGCACTTTATGTTCTCCACCCGCAGGAGAAATCCCAACCTCACTTACTGCAAGCCAACAAGAGGTGCATGGTAAATATGTCATTTATTCACTGTAAGGTACTAGTCACTAAAAATTAGACATTAATATTTACTTTTTACACATCAGTCACTATTCTGACTGCCAAAATTCACTATGGTTAAGTTACAAGTGGCTAAAAATTTGATATTAAGTCTATTAACATTAGATATTATGGATATTAAAATGAGATATTATGGATATTAAAATTAGATATTAGAGCTATTAAAAAGACATTATGGATATTAAAATTAAATATTAGGGTTATTAAAATTCAATATCATGATATCAAAACTAGATATTAGGGCTATTAAAATGAGATATCATGCATATTATAAAATTAGATATTAGGGCTATTAAATATAGATATTATGGATATTAAAATGAGATATTAGGGCTATTAAAATTAAACATTATGGATATTAAAATTAGATATTAGGGCTAATAAAATTAGATAATATGGATATTAAAATTAAACATTATGGATATTAAAATTAGATATTAGGGCTATTAAAATTAGATATTAGAGCTATTAAAATTAGACATTATGGATATTAAAATAAGATATTATGGCTATTAAAATTAAATATTATGGATATCAAAATTAGATATTAGGGATATTAAAATTAAATATGATTGATATCAAAATTAGATATTAGGGCTATTAAATATAGATATTATGGATATTAAAATGAGATATAAGGGCTATAAAAATTAGATATTAGGGCTATTAAAATTAAACATTATGGATATTAAAATTAGATATTAGGGCTAATAAAATTAGATAGTATGGATATTAAAATTAAACATTATGGATATTAAAATTAGATATTAGAGCTATTAAAATTAGATATTAGAGCTATTAAAATTAGACATTATGGATATTAAAATGAGATATTATGGCTATTAAAATTAAATATTATGGATATCAAAATTAGATATTAGGGATATTAAAATTAAATATGATGGATATCAAAATTAGATATTAGGGCTATTAAATATAGATCATGGATATTATAAGATTAGATATTAGGGCTATTAATTATAGATATTAAAATTAGATATAAGGGCTATTAAAATTAAACATTAtggtgtggtgatacacagttgagggtagcttcaccaggggctgctgctcctttaaggcagacgtttagagtgctgacgtaggcactgcttagggtttccggggtggagccatgtttgcagcagcctagcggttagctggttgccaggagagattgtgctgtatcggtgttgttttgtgtggcgagtaaacggaattgactcggctcgatctctccgtctcctcattcctgcactcccacaatggaTATCAAAATTAGATATTAAGGCTAGTAAAATTAGATATTAGGGCTAATAAAATTAGATATTAGGGCTATTAAAATTAAACATTATGGATATTAAAATTAGATATTAGGGCTATTAAAATAAGCAGCTGTTACTAACGTGACTATAACTAGTCACTTGTgaaaagtgtgtttttaaaaatCTATGTGGAGCACATGACCCAAACGGCACCAGAGCAGGTAGAGGAAGATGATCTGGACTCGTACCGGTGAAGAGCCGTCAGATATGCACCAACATGTTGCACCAGAGTCTTCCTCGCCCAGGCTGCAGTGGAGACGGCTGCTTCCAGCACGTGGAAAGCCTTAAGGCAGTGAAGAAGAACGTTATTAAACCTCTGGCTGCATTTGGCTTAAACATGAACAATTTACATCTTTTCTCAATCTCAAGTATGTCTTTCTCCATCTGACGCTTCATGATGTCCTGCTCGTTaggcaacacgaagacaaaacaTGATAGTCTTAACTTtctttgaaagtttttttttttgtttttgtacaacAATGGGTTTCAGGTCACAGATGACACACAACTAAAAGGA is a genomic window of Lampris incognitus isolate fLamInc1 chromosome 14, fLamInc1.hap2, whole genome shotgun sequence containing:
- the atg10 gene encoding ubiquitin-like-conjugating enzyme ATG10, whose product is MSNFFLDEESFRVWCQLFLQHSSSLGDGWSWEQTSGEGYLKKTSVRSVMMNCGPEPDQTGSGPSSEQQRAEPDQTGSGPSSEQQRPEPDQTGSGPSSEQQRAEPDQTGSGPSSEQQRPEPDQTGSGPSSEQQRAEPDQTGSGPSSEQQRAGQSGPAQCDGDRDQSSCFASADVDHISDDDEDEDDGTCVKSEGSDRVLQYEYHILYSCSYRVPVLYFRASSLEGRSVSLQELWSTVHPNYRLRLQHNPLNTITQQEHPLLGQPFFVLHPCRTEGFMKPVLQAALQESRQVNYLVSWLSVVGPVVGLEVPLSYSTILFPVSHHTCPSTQPD